The proteins below come from a single Caulobacter flavus genomic window:
- the recA gene encoding recombinase RecA, whose protein sequence is MTSQAALKLVGKEEGDKARALEAALAQIDRAFGKGSVMKLGEKGKVEIESVSTGSLGLDIALGIGGLPKGRVIEVYGPESSGKTTLALHVVAEVQKAGGTAAFVDAEHALDPSYAHKLGVNLDNLLVSQPDNGEQALEITDTLVRSGAVDIVVVDSVAALTPKAEIEGEMGDSLPGLQARLMSQALRKLTGSINKANTIVIFINQIRHKIGVMYGSPETTTGGNALKFYASVRLDIRRTGSVKNRDEIIGNNVRVKVVKNKVAPPFREVEFDIMYGEGISKLGEIIDLGVKGGIIDKAGSWFSYNSQRIGQGRDNVREFLKNNKDLANEIETAVRRASQKIEEELLVGGPEDGDEE, encoded by the coding sequence ATGACCAGTCAGGCGGCTTTGAAACTCGTGGGCAAGGAAGAAGGCGACAAGGCGCGGGCGCTAGAAGCGGCTCTGGCGCAGATCGATCGGGCCTTCGGCAAGGGCTCGGTGATGAAGCTCGGCGAAAAGGGCAAGGTCGAGATCGAGTCGGTCTCCACCGGTTCGCTGGGCCTGGACATCGCGCTCGGCATCGGCGGCCTGCCCAAGGGGCGGGTGATCGAGGTCTACGGTCCGGAAAGCTCGGGCAAGACGACCCTGGCCCTGCACGTGGTGGCCGAAGTCCAGAAGGCCGGCGGCACCGCCGCCTTCGTCGACGCCGAGCACGCGCTCGATCCGTCCTACGCCCACAAGCTGGGCGTCAATCTCGACAACCTGCTGGTCTCCCAGCCCGACAACGGCGAACAGGCCCTCGAGATCACCGACACCCTGGTGCGCTCCGGCGCCGTGGACATCGTGGTGGTCGACTCCGTGGCGGCCCTGACCCCCAAGGCCGAAATCGAAGGCGAGATGGGCGACAGCCTGCCGGGCCTCCAGGCCCGCCTGATGAGCCAGGCGCTGCGCAAGCTGACCGGCTCGATCAACAAGGCCAACACCATCGTCATCTTCATCAACCAGATCCGTCACAAGATCGGGGTGATGTACGGCAGCCCGGAAACGACCACGGGCGGCAACGCGCTGAAGTTCTACGCCTCGGTGCGCCTCGACATCCGCCGCACCGGCTCGGTCAAGAACCGCGACGAGATCATCGGCAACAACGTCCGCGTGAAGGTGGTCAAGAACAAGGTGGCCCCGCCGTTCCGCGAGGTCGAGTTCGACATCATGTACGGCGAGGGCATCTCCAAGCTGGGCGAGATCATCGACCTGGGCGTCAAGGGCGGCATCATCGACAAGGCCGGCTCCTGGTTCTCCTACAACAGCCAGCGCATCGGCCAGGGCCGCGACAACGTCCGCGAGTTCCTCAAGAACAACAAGGACCTGGCCAACGAGATCGAGACGGCCGTGCGTCGCGCCTCGCAGAAGATCGAGGAAGAGCTCCTGGTCGGCGGTCCCGAGGACGGCGACGAGGAATAG
- the alaS gene encoding alanine--tRNA ligase — MPSLNEIRSTFLDYFGKADHAVTPSAPLVPQNDPTLLFVNAGMVPFKNVFTGAETPAYPRAASSQKCVRAGGKHNDLDNVGYTARHHTFFEMLGNFSFGDYFKEQAITHAWTLLTKEFALPKDKLLVTVYHTDDEAADLWKKIAGLSDDKIIRIPTSDNFWSMGDTGPCGPCSEIFYDHGEGIFGGPPGSPDEDGDRFIEIWNLVFMQFEQMAGGERVALPKPSIDTGMGLERVAAVLQGVHDNYDIDLFKALIAASVELTGVKAEGDQAPSHRVIADHLRSSSFLLADGVTPSNEGRGYVLRRIMRRAMRHAYLLGANEPLMHRLAPTLVAQMGQAYPELRRAEASIVETLRQEEERFRTTLGRGMGLLDEATANLSTGDVLDGETAFKLYDTYGFPLDLTQDAVRAKGLTVDTDGFDAAMQKQREMARANWAGSGQQGAAAAWFSIKEKAGATDFVGYETTETTGVVKAIVVDGAEVEAASAGQTVDVLLDRTSFYAESGGQAGDTGVIEANGAESRVLDTQKQAGELHVHRVELAGPLKVGDQVVASVDAERRHTTRSNHSAAHLVHAALHHVLGPHVAQKGQMVDGERMRFDFSHGGPLTADEIERIEAEVNAVIRQNVAAQTKEMAPQEAIEAGAVALFGEKYGDSVRVLTLGDSLTEAGKAYSVELCGGTHVARTGDIALFKIVSEQGVAAGVRRIEALTGEAARRFLLDQAGVAKALADQFKTPVAEVLARVDALVAERKKLEKELAEAKKQLALGGGGAASGPEDVNGVALIARVLDGVGGKELRGVAEEFKKQLASGVVALVGTTDGKAAVTVAVTADLVGKFSAADLAKAAVIAMGGQGAGGKPDFAQGGAPDATKADDGLAAIKAVLAG, encoded by the coding sequence ATGCCTAGCCTCAACGAGATCCGCAGCACCTTCCTCGACTACTTCGGCAAGGCCGACCACGCCGTCACGCCGTCGGCGCCGCTGGTGCCGCAGAACGATCCGACCCTGCTGTTCGTCAATGCGGGCATGGTGCCGTTCAAGAACGTGTTCACCGGCGCCGAGACGCCCGCCTATCCGCGCGCGGCCAGCTCGCAGAAGTGCGTCCGCGCCGGCGGCAAGCATAACGACCTGGACAACGTCGGCTACACCGCCCGCCACCACACCTTCTTCGAGATGCTGGGCAACTTCTCGTTCGGCGACTACTTCAAGGAACAGGCGATCACCCACGCCTGGACCCTGCTGACCAAGGAATTCGCTCTTCCCAAGGACAAGCTGCTGGTCACGGTGTACCACACCGACGACGAGGCGGCCGATCTGTGGAAGAAGATCGCCGGCCTGTCGGACGACAAGATCATCCGCATCCCGACCAGCGACAACTTCTGGTCCATGGGCGACACCGGTCCCTGCGGCCCGTGCTCCGAGATCTTCTACGACCACGGCGAAGGCATCTTCGGTGGCCCTCCGGGCAGCCCCGATGAAGACGGCGACCGCTTCATCGAGATCTGGAACCTGGTGTTCATGCAGTTCGAGCAGATGGCCGGCGGCGAGCGCGTGGCGCTGCCCAAGCCGTCGATCGACACCGGCATGGGCCTGGAGCGCGTCGCGGCCGTGCTGCAGGGCGTGCACGACAACTACGACATCGACCTGTTCAAGGCGCTGATCGCCGCTTCGGTCGAACTGACCGGCGTGAAGGCCGAGGGCGACCAGGCCCCGTCGCACCGCGTCATCGCCGACCACCTGCGCTCGTCGTCGTTCCTGCTGGCCGACGGCGTGACCCCGTCGAACGAAGGCCGCGGCTACGTGCTGCGCCGGATCATGCGCCGGGCCATGCGCCACGCCTATCTGCTGGGCGCCAACGAGCCCCTGATGCACCGCCTGGCGCCGACCCTGGTGGCCCAGATGGGCCAGGCCTATCCGGAACTGCGCCGCGCCGAGGCCTCGATCGTCGAGACCCTGCGCCAGGAGGAAGAGCGCTTCCGCACCACGCTGGGCCGCGGCATGGGCCTGCTCGACGAGGCCACCGCCAACCTCTCGACCGGCGACGTGCTGGACGGCGAGACCGCCTTCAAGCTCTACGACACCTACGGCTTCCCGCTCGACCTGACCCAGGACGCCGTGCGGGCCAAGGGCCTGACCGTCGACACCGACGGCTTCGACGCGGCCATGCAGAAGCAGCGTGAGATGGCGCGCGCCAACTGGGCCGGTTCGGGCCAGCAGGGCGCGGCGGCCGCCTGGTTCTCGATCAAGGAAAAGGCCGGCGCCACCGACTTCGTCGGCTACGAGACCACCGAGACGACGGGCGTGGTCAAGGCCATCGTCGTCGACGGCGCCGAGGTCGAGGCCGCCTCGGCCGGCCAGACCGTCGACGTGCTGCTCGACCGCACCAGCTTCTACGCCGAGAGCGGCGGCCAGGCCGGCGACACCGGCGTGATCGAGGCCAATGGCGCCGAGAGCCGCGTGCTCGACACCCAGAAGCAGGCCGGCGAACTGCACGTTCACCGCGTCGAGCTGGCCGGTCCGCTGAAGGTCGGCGACCAGGTCGTGGCCTCGGTCGACGCCGAGCGCCGCCACACCACCCGTTCCAACCACTCCGCCGCCCACCTGGTGCACGCGGCCCTGCACCATGTGCTTGGCCCGCACGTCGCCCAGAAGGGCCAGATGGTCGACGGCGAGCGCATGCGCTTCGACTTCAGCCACGGCGGTCCGCTGACCGCCGACGAGATCGAGCGCATCGAGGCCGAGGTCAATGCGGTCATCCGCCAGAACGTCGCCGCCCAGACCAAGGAAATGGCCCCGCAGGAAGCCATCGAAGCCGGCGCCGTGGCGCTGTTCGGCGAGAAGTACGGCGACAGCGTGCGCGTGCTGACCCTGGGCGACAGCCTGACCGAGGCCGGCAAGGCCTATTCGGTCGAGCTGTGCGGCGGCACCCACGTGGCCCGCACCGGCGACATCGCGCTGTTCAAGATCGTCTCCGAACAGGGCGTGGCCGCCGGCGTGCGCCGCATTGAGGCCCTGACCGGCGAGGCGGCCCGCCGCTTCCTGCTCGACCAGGCCGGCGTCGCCAAGGCCCTGGCCGACCAGTTCAAGACCCCGGTCGCCGAGGTCCTGGCCCGCGTCGACGCCCTGGTGGCCGAGCGCAAGAAGCTGGAGAAGGAACTGGCCGAGGCCAAGAAGCAGCTGGCCCTGGGCGGCGGCGGCGCGGCCTCGGGTCCGGAAGACGTCAATGGCGTGGCCCTGATCGCCCGCGTCCTCGACGGCGTCGGCGGCAAGGAGCTGCGCGGCGTGGCCGAGGAGTTCAAGAAGCAACTGGCTTCGGGCGTGGTCGCCCTGGTTGGTACGACCGACGGCAAGGCCGCCGTCACCGTGGCCGTCACCGCCGACCTGGTCGGCAAGTTCAGCGCCGCCGACCTCGCCAAGGCCGCCGTGATCGCCATGGGCGGCCAGGGCGCGGGCGGCAAGCCCGACTTCGCCCAGGGCGGCGCGCCCGACGCGACCAAGGCCGACGACGGCCTGGCCGCCATCAAGGCCGTGCTGGCCGGTTGA
- a CDS encoding serine hydrolase domain-containing protein gives MAAAVGVVALGGVVFGVARCTREPRAADDKAIAAAATPVVLPLKPQDWRGEIDYRALDARIQAMMQDRSMTGLAVAVVEGGRLSFVKGYGVTAPDEGEAVGPDTVFRWASLSKTVAGSLSARLAQDGAFALADPLGKFHTSLRLPAGAQETLTIEQLLSQRTGLPRNAYDGWLEGGRAPKMIRQALGDVPPQCPPATCHTYQNVAFDTIREVVETTTHRPYAEEVRQRLFLPLGMGSATIGMGELSDARHWARPSRYGRRLTLAEAYYLTPAAAGVNSNIVDLARWMQAQMGLAPAVLPAGVLEEIQRPRVNTGKPYGNSPLGRTLEKPGYGLAMRSFGYQGHRLAGHSGAVDGYRATMMFDPEKKTGVVMLWNSESSLPFKLQAEVFDLYYHRPFTDWLELGKGQAQLEP, from the coding sequence GTGGCGGCGGCCGTCGGCGTCGTGGCCCTGGGCGGCGTGGTGTTCGGCGTCGCCCGCTGCACCCGCGAGCCGCGCGCGGCCGACGACAAGGCGATCGCCGCGGCGGCCACGCCCGTCGTCCTGCCGCTGAAACCGCAGGACTGGCGCGGCGAGATCGACTACCGCGCGCTGGACGCCCGCATCCAGGCGATGATGCAAGACCGCTCGATGACCGGTCTGGCCGTGGCCGTGGTCGAGGGCGGCCGGCTGTCGTTCGTCAAGGGCTACGGCGTGACCGCCCCCGACGAAGGCGAGGCCGTGGGCCCCGACACGGTGTTTCGCTGGGCGTCGCTGTCCAAGACCGTGGCCGGCTCGCTGAGCGCGCGCCTGGCCCAGGACGGCGCGTTCGCGCTGGCCGATCCGCTGGGCAAGTTCCACACCAGCCTGCGCCTGCCGGCGGGGGCCCAGGAAACCCTGACCATCGAGCAGCTGCTGTCGCAGCGCACCGGCCTGCCGCGCAACGCCTATGACGGCTGGCTGGAGGGCGGCCGCGCCCCCAAGATGATCCGCCAGGCCCTGGGCGACGTGCCGCCGCAGTGCCCGCCGGCCACGTGCCACACCTACCAGAACGTCGCCTTCGACACGATCCGCGAGGTCGTCGAGACCACCACCCATCGCCCCTACGCCGAAGAGGTGCGCCAGCGCCTGTTCCTGCCGCTGGGCATGGGCAGCGCGACCATCGGCATGGGCGAGCTGAGCGACGCCAGGCACTGGGCGCGTCCGTCGCGCTACGGCCGTCGCCTGACCCTGGCCGAGGCCTACTACCTGACCCCCGCCGCCGCCGGCGTGAACTCCAACATCGTCGACCTGGCGCGCTGGATGCAGGCCCAGATGGGCCTGGCGCCGGCCGTGCTGCCGGCCGGCGTGCTGGAAGAGATCCAGCGCCCGCGCGTCAACACCGGCAAGCCCTACGGCAACTCGCCGCTGGGCCGCACGCTGGAGAAGCCGGGCTACGGCCTGGCCATGCGCAGCTTCGGCTATCAGGGCCATCGCCTGGCCGGACACAGCGGCGCCGTCGACGGCTATCGCGCCACCATGATGTTCGATCCCGAGAAGAAGACCGGCGTCGTCATGCTGTGGAACAGCGAGAGCAGCCTGCCCTTCAAGCTGCAGGCCGAAGTGTTCGACCTCTACTACCACCGGCCCTTCACCGACTGGCTGGAACTGGGCAAGGGGCAGGCGCAGCTGGAGCCTTAG
- a CDS encoding alpha/beta hydrolase, producing the protein MKRLAAVAAVVTLVLAPAAAWEANAQIHERIYPAPKTPLSLSGLPPAAALITVVTADGLTLQGVEAAPRDGKPTFLIFHGNGSSAANSAAWLAPLIAEGYGVVAAEYREYSGNPGRASEKGLAADADAFFDRAKQVAGAGPLIVVGHSLGGGVAFGLASRRKLDGLVTIGTFTRLSAMAPAIARPLLTDRYDNKGAIASLDEPLFLIHGDADPVVPYAHGEALRAEAVAARREGALFTVRGAGHGPGATTLAMVLKAIVLRIEGGKSTPAVLPASVVPAPF; encoded by the coding sequence ATGAAACGTCTCGCCGCCGTCGCCGCCGTCGTCACCCTGGTGCTCGCACCCGCGGCTGCGTGGGAAGCGAACGCGCAGATTCACGAGCGGATCTATCCGGCGCCGAAGACGCCGTTGAGCCTCTCCGGCCTGCCGCCGGCCGCCGCGCTGATCACGGTCGTGACCGCTGACGGCCTGACCTTGCAAGGGGTGGAGGCCGCGCCGCGCGACGGCAAGCCGACCTTCCTGATCTTCCATGGCAACGGATCCAGCGCCGCGAACTCGGCGGCCTGGCTGGCGCCCCTGATCGCCGAGGGGTACGGCGTCGTGGCGGCCGAGTATCGCGAGTACAGCGGCAATCCCGGCCGGGCCAGCGAGAAGGGCTTGGCGGCCGACGCCGACGCCTTCTTCGACCGGGCCAAGCAAGTCGCCGGCGCCGGGCCCCTGATCGTCGTCGGCCACAGCCTGGGCGGGGGCGTCGCCTTCGGCCTGGCGAGCCGGCGCAAGCTGGACGGCCTGGTCACCATCGGGACCTTCACGCGACTGTCGGCCATGGCCCCGGCCATCGCCCGCCCGCTGCTGACCGACCGCTACGACAACAAGGGGGCGATCGCGTCCTTGGACGAGCCGCTGTTCCTGATCCACGGCGACGCCGATCCGGTGGTTCCCTACGCGCATGGCGAGGCGCTGCGGGCCGAAGCGGTCGCCGCTCGCCGCGAAGGCGCGCTATTCACGGTCCGAGGCGCCGGCCACGGGCCTGGGGCGACCACGCTGGCGATGGTGCTGAAGGCGATCGTCCTCAGGATCGAAGGCGGCAAGTCCACCCCGGCCGTTCTGCCGGCCAGCGTGGTGCCCGCGCCGTTCTAG
- a CDS encoding ComEC/Rec2 family competence protein: protein MAHVYAGLGDDGRKIFLYAADRKTKVRQVLWGDWLSLDGEEPDGWLRIKWSPNSNPQILYVPKADTVATRPLEIVFLDVGQGDGAVLITPETGDKEGVIVVDAGEGDNMERFLNGRFKAYRGFSFDSAVITHPDSDHYRGFSAIFANPKIGFRRIWHNGLVERAVSGTWAKLGAFVKDPVDKLTYQTELAQTEAEVRAQIPDRKANAKYGYPSMMQAALDNPKVGEIGMLSTEHGQIENGRSYMPGYAPSDARGYTIEVLGPAVERDAAGKARLRRIGGSYGETKNGHSILLRLAYDRFTVFFGGDLNEPAERYLLTRYAGLPAFPAAGSADYRLMVGKVAQRFRSDVMKVCHHGAAKVTDAFLEAVNPACFIISSGDEEGHVHPRPDLLGRLGRAGRGASPVLLSTELQRSTREKADQALIDKVGKAVAQLAAAPSPALAETIKADLAKLSKTNVDVYGAIYLKTDGQRLITAFKIEASSPTDLWFYYEYVFTPGGELVLVT, encoded by the coding sequence ATGGCTCACGTCTATGCCGGGCTGGGCGACGACGGACGGAAGATCTTTCTCTACGCCGCCGATCGAAAGACCAAGGTAAGGCAGGTGCTGTGGGGCGACTGGCTTAGCCTGGACGGCGAGGAGCCGGACGGCTGGCTGCGCATCAAGTGGTCGCCCAACTCCAATCCCCAGATTCTCTACGTGCCCAAGGCCGACACGGTGGCGACACGGCCGCTGGAGATCGTCTTCCTCGACGTCGGCCAGGGCGACGGGGCGGTGCTGATCACCCCCGAGACCGGCGACAAGGAGGGCGTGATCGTCGTCGACGCCGGCGAGGGCGACAACATGGAGCGGTTCCTGAACGGCCGCTTCAAGGCCTATCGCGGCTTTTCGTTCGACTCCGCGGTGATCACCCATCCCGACAGCGACCACTACCGAGGCTTCTCGGCCATCTTCGCCAATCCCAAGATCGGCTTCAGGCGCATCTGGCACAACGGCCTGGTCGAGCGGGCGGTGTCAGGCACCTGGGCCAAGCTCGGCGCCTTCGTGAAGGACCCGGTCGACAAGCTTACCTACCAGACCGAGCTGGCGCAGACCGAGGCCGAGGTCCGCGCTCAGATCCCCGACCGCAAGGCCAACGCCAAGTACGGCTATCCCAGCATGATGCAGGCCGCGCTGGACAATCCCAAGGTCGGCGAGATCGGCATGCTGTCGACCGAGCACGGCCAGATCGAGAACGGCCGAAGCTACATGCCCGGCTACGCCCCGTCCGACGCGCGCGGCTATACGATCGAGGTGCTGGGTCCGGCGGTCGAACGCGACGCGGCCGGCAAGGCCCGCCTGCGCCGCATCGGCGGCTCGTACGGAGAGACCAAGAACGGCCATTCGATCCTGCTGCGCCTGGCCTACGACCGGTTCACCGTATTCTTCGGCGGCGACCTCAACGAACCGGCCGAGCGCTACCTCCTGACCCGCTACGCCGGTCTGCCGGCCTTTCCCGCCGCCGGCAGCGCCGACTACCGGCTGATGGTGGGCAAGGTCGCCCAGCGCTTCCGGTCCGACGTCATGAAGGTCTGCCACCACGGCGCGGCGAAGGTCACCGACGCCTTCCTGGAGGCGGTCAATCCGGCCTGCTTCATTATCTCCTCGGGCGACGAGGAAGGCCACGTCCACCCCCGACCCGACCTGCTGGGGCGCCTCGGCCGCGCCGGTCGCGGGGCCTCGCCGGTGCTGCTGTCGACCGAGCTGCAGCGCTCCACCCGCGAGAAGGCCGACCAGGCGCTGATCGACAAGGTCGGCAAGGCCGTGGCCCAGCTGGCGGCGGCGCCCTCCCCGGCCCTGGCCGAGACCATAAAGGCCGACCTGGCCAAGCTGTCGAAGACCAATGTCGACGTCTATGGCGCCATCTACCTGAAGACCGACGGCCAGCGTCTGATCACCGCCTTCAAGATCGAGGCGAGCAGCCCCACCGACCTGTGGTTCTACTACGAGTACGTGTTCACCCCCGGCGGGGAACTGGTGCTGGTGACGTGA
- a CDS encoding hydrolase, whose translation MPIKATPTPGAQLLTPTDHTLIMIDFQSQMAFATHSIDAITLRNNAGLVARAAAGFGVSTILTTVAEKSFSGPMFDEVTAPFPGKTLLDRTSMNTWEDAPVIEEINRIGKDRIVLAGLWTSVCIVGPALSALAQGYEVYVVTDACGDVSAEAHERAVERMIQAGARPITALQYLLEMQRDWARTETYDMTTGIAKTHGGAYGLGIIYAKSMFNAHEG comes from the coding sequence ATGCCGATCAAGGCCACCCCGACCCCCGGCGCCCAGCTGCTGACGCCGACCGATCACACCCTGATCATGATCGATTTCCAGTCGCAGATGGCCTTCGCGACCCACTCGATCGACGCGATCACCCTGCGCAACAACGCCGGCCTGGTGGCCCGGGCGGCCGCCGGCTTCGGCGTCTCGACCATCCTGACCACGGTCGCCGAAAAGAGCTTCTCGGGCCCGATGTTCGACGAAGTCACCGCGCCGTTCCCGGGCAAGACCCTGCTGGACCGCACCTCGATGAACACCTGGGAAGACGCCCCGGTGATCGAGGAGATCAACAGGATCGGCAAGGACCGCATCGTGCTGGCCGGCCTGTGGACCAGCGTCTGCATCGTCGGCCCGGCGCTGTCGGCCCTGGCCCAGGGCTACGAAGTCTACGTGGTCACCGACGCCTGCGGCGACGTCTCGGCCGAGGCCCACGAACGCGCCGTCGAGCGCATGATCCAGGCCGGCGCCCGCCCGATCACCGCCCTGCAGTACCTGCTGGAGATGCAGCGCGACTGGGCCCGCACCGAGACCTATGACATGACCACCGGCATCGCCAAGACGCACGGCGGCGCCTACGGCCTCGGCATCATCTACGCCAAGTCGATGTTCAACGCCCACGAAGGCTAA
- a CDS encoding XapX domain-containing protein codes for MMKIYILSLAAGLAVGVFYGLLQVRSPAPPVVALVGLFGILVGEQIPPLVKGWMARKPAAVSWLKHQVGPHMFGPLPCGQKPSELAQNEPPAPPKA; via the coding sequence ATGATGAAGATCTACATCCTGTCGCTCGCCGCCGGCCTGGCGGTCGGCGTGTTCTACGGCCTGCTGCAGGTGCGCTCGCCCGCCCCGCCGGTGGTGGCGCTGGTCGGCCTGTTCGGCATCCTCGTCGGCGAGCAGATCCCGCCGCTGGTCAAGGGCTGGATGGCCCGAAAGCCGGCCGCCGTCTCGTGGCTGAAGCATCAGGTCGGGCCGCACATGTTCGGCCCGCTGCCCTGCGGCCAGAAGCCGAGCGAGCTGGCCCAGAACGAGCCGCCGGCGCCGCCCAAGGCCTGA
- a CDS encoding amidohydrolase: MTSPDLILRNGRFTTLDRSNPNAEAVAVTGGRFSAVGTETDVMALAGPATKVVDLKGRRALPGLIDNHLHIIRGGLNFNMELRWDGVRSLADAMNMLKRQVAITPPPQWVRVVGGFTEHQFVEKRLPTLEELNAVAPDTPVFILHLYDRALLNAAALRVIGYDRDTPEPPGGQILRDAAGNPTGLLLAKPNAQILYATLAKGPKLPFDYQVNSTRHFMRELNRLGVTGAIDAGGGFQNYPDDYEVIQKLADENQLTIRLAYNLFTQKPKGEKDDFLNWTKTSKYKQGDDYFRHNGAGEMLVFSAADFEDFRQPRPDMPPQMEGELEEVVTILAQNRWPWRMHATYDETIDRALDVFEKVNKDVPLEGLNWFFDHAETISEKSIDRIAALGGGVAVQHRMAYQGEYFLERYGAAAAEATPPIAKMLEKGLKVSAGTDATRVASYNPWVSLAWMITGKTVGGTRLYSQRNCLDRESALRMWTENVTWFSNEEGKKGRIVEGQLADLIVPDRDFFGVPEDEIADMTSDLTMVGGKIVYGAGDFAKLDENEVPPAMPDWSPVRTFGGYAAWAEPETDKALRRQAAASCGCASGCGVHGHDHATAWTKSLPIADLKSFWGALGCACWAV, translated from the coding sequence ATGACCTCGCCCGACCTGATCCTGCGCAACGGCCGCTTCACCACCCTGGACCGCAGCAATCCGAACGCCGAAGCCGTGGCCGTGACCGGCGGGCGCTTTTCCGCCGTCGGGACCGAGACCGACGTCATGGCCCTGGCCGGGCCGGCCACCAAGGTCGTCGACCTGAAGGGCCGCCGCGCGCTGCCGGGCCTGATCGACAACCACCTGCACATCATCCGAGGCGGCTTGAACTTCAACATGGAGCTGCGCTGGGACGGCGTGCGCTCGCTGGCCGACGCCATGAACATGCTCAAGCGCCAGGTGGCCATCACCCCGCCGCCGCAGTGGGTGCGGGTGGTGGGCGGCTTCACCGAGCATCAGTTCGTCGAAAAGCGCCTGCCGACCCTCGAGGAACTGAACGCCGTCGCGCCCGACACGCCGGTGTTCATCCTGCACCTCTACGACCGCGCGCTGCTGAACGCCGCGGCCCTGCGCGTCATCGGGTACGACCGCGATACGCCCGAACCGCCCGGCGGCCAGATCCTGCGAGACGCTGCCGGCAATCCCACGGGCCTGCTGCTGGCCAAGCCCAACGCCCAGATCCTCTACGCCACCCTGGCCAAGGGCCCCAAGCTGCCGTTCGACTACCAGGTCAACTCGACCCGCCACTTCATGCGCGAACTGAACCGCCTGGGCGTGACCGGGGCGATCGACGCCGGCGGCGGCTTCCAGAACTACCCGGACGACTACGAGGTGATCCAGAAGCTGGCCGACGAGAACCAGCTGACCATTCGCCTCGCCTACAACCTCTTCACCCAGAAGCCCAAGGGCGAGAAGGACGACTTCCTGAACTGGACGAAGACGTCGAAGTACAAGCAGGGCGACGACTACTTCCGCCACAACGGCGCCGGCGAGATGCTGGTGTTCTCGGCCGCCGACTTCGAGGACTTCCGCCAGCCGCGTCCCGACATGCCGCCGCAGATGGAGGGCGAGCTGGAGGAGGTGGTCACTATCCTGGCCCAGAACCGCTGGCCCTGGCGGATGCACGCCACCTATGACGAGACCATCGACCGGGCGCTGGACGTCTTCGAGAAGGTCAACAAGGACGTTCCGCTGGAAGGCCTGAACTGGTTCTTCGACCACGCCGAGACGATCTCGGAGAAGTCGATCGACCGCATCGCCGCCCTGGGCGGGGGCGTCGCCGTGCAGCACCGCATGGCCTATCAGGGCGAATACTTCCTCGAGCGCTACGGCGCGGCCGCCGCCGAGGCGACGCCGCCGATCGCCAAGATGCTGGAGAAGGGTCTGAAGGTCTCGGCCGGCACCGACGCGACGCGCGTGGCCTCGTACAATCCGTGGGTCTCGCTGGCCTGGATGATCACCGGCAAGACCGTCGGCGGCACGCGCCTCTATTCGCAGCGCAACTGCCTGGACCGCGAGAGCGCCCTGCGCATGTGGACCGAGAACGTCACCTGGTTCTCGAACGAAGAGGGCAAGAAGGGCCGCATCGTCGAGGGGCAGCTGGCCGACCTGATCGTGCCCGACCGCGATTTCTTCGGCGTGCCCGAGGACGAGATCGCCGACATGACCTCGGACCTGACCATGGTCGGCGGCAAGATCGTCTACGGGGCCGGCGACTTCGCCAAGCTGGACGAGAACGAGGTGCCGCCGGCCATGCCCGACTGGTCGCCAGTGCGCACCTTCGGCGGCTACGCGGCCTGGGCCGAGCCGGAGACCGACAAGGCCCTGCGTCGCCAGGCGGCGGCCTCGTGCGGCTGCGCCAGCGGCTGCGGCGTCCACGGTCACGACCACGCCACCGCCTGGACCAAGAGCCTGCCGATCGCCGACCTGAAGTCGTTCTGGGGCGCGCTGGGCTGCGCGTGCTGGGCGGTCTGA
- a CDS encoding DoxX family protein — MSAALDNRLRGAFLAPAVRWIALLGLCAAYIQGGLTKALDFPGAVAEMTHFGLSPAAPFAVLVIALEIVASLMIITGRLRWLGALALAAFTLGATFMANRFWEMAPPERFGATNSFFEHLGLVGGFVLVAWHDLDARRRS; from the coding sequence ATGAGCGCCGCCCTCGACAACCGCCTGCGCGGGGCATTCCTCGCGCCGGCGGTGCGCTGGATCGCCCTGCTGGGCCTCTGCGCCGCCTACATCCAGGGCGGGCTGACCAAGGCCTTGGACTTCCCCGGGGCCGTGGCCGAGATGACTCATTTCGGCCTGTCGCCCGCCGCGCCCTTCGCGGTGCTGGTCATCGCTCTGGAGATCGTCGCCTCGCTGATGATCATCACCGGCCGGCTGCGCTGGCTGGGGGCGCTGGCCCTGGCGGCCTTCACCCTGGGCGCGACCTTCATGGCCAACCGCTTCTGGGAGATGGCCCCGCCCGAGCGCTTCGGCGCGACCAACAGCTTCTTCGAGCACCTGGGCCTGGTCGGCGGCTTCGTGCTGGTCGCCTGGCACGATCTCGACGCGCGGAGGCGGTCATGA